GTTGATTTAATGAACTTATACTAATATCAATCTCTAGCGCCAAGTCTGGAGGTGGATCTTGAGTAAAGTCTAATGTTTTTTTACCTCTCACTAACGCTTCATTTTGAATATAGTAACAGGAATCAGGTTCTTTACCAGCCCTTATATCTGGGCGTTTTATTGTCATTGAACCAAACAAGTTGTATTCAAGGTTAAATTCTTCTAGTAGAGTTACAATTAAGCGTTCTATCAACCTGTTACTGTTCTCATGTTCAGGCAGTGGAACCATGATTTCTAATTTTCCATTGTGATAAGCAAGTCTGTGAGAATTATGTTCACCCAGTTCTAATGATAAGTTTTCAAATAATTGCCAGCTAATATTTTGAAGTAATATTCGCTGTTCAGTTAAAGTTGATATCGCTACCATATCGCATCACCTTTAGTTACTAATTAAGGTTTTATTAATAAAAAAGCTCCCACGGCAATCATTACACAACCTGCGGCAATATTTAATCCTTTTGTAAGTTGGGGACTAATCAGTAATCTAGCTCTATGAGCCATGAAGGCATAAGCAAGTTTTACACCACCTACAGTGACTGTAGCAATGGTGATAATAATGATGGTATCAATATAAGATATTTGAGAAATATCAACAAAAGCTGGAAAAAAACCTAAATAAAATAATGTTGCTTTTTGATCGCCTAATGTAATCACTAATCCAGCCAAAAAACTGGACAACTTTGATGATTTAATAACTGCTTGGGTTTCCACATTTTTTGGTTTTGACCTGCATAGTGCTACTCCCAGCCAAAGAAGATAAACCCCACCAAAGTATTTGATAAGAACAAATAAGCTTCCCATTGTTTCAGCAAGCAACGATAAACCCCAAATGGCTATCATGATGAAAACGATGTCACCAACCACTATCCCTATAGTTGTGAAAACACCATGAATCAACCCGGATGTAACTGTTCTTGTGGAGACTGCAACTACGCTGACACTGGGAATAGAAGCCAGAACAAGCATTGCACTGAATAATGCTACAATACTGCTCAATGTCATAATGCTTTGTTCCGGGTATAACAATTATTTGAGTTTAACTGCATCCTGCATAGGGCGCAAGCGAGTTAACTATGTGGGTGAAATAAATGTTACTGGCGATGACTAAGCTAAATCATTACGTTCTAATTTTTATGTCGAACTTGTTTAATTAGCTACATAGCTATAATAAGCTACCAAGTTGGATATTTTGAACCTGGGAACTAGGATGAGGATGCAGGGCAAGTACGTTCTTCAATTAATAATTGTTAATCCATCAGG
This genomic interval from Oculatellaceae cyanobacterium contains the following:
- a CDS encoding Uma2 family endonuclease, which translates into the protein MVAISTLTEQRILLQNISWQLFENLSLELGEHNSHRLAYHNGKLEIMVPLPEHENSNRLIERLIVTLLEEFNLEYNLFGSMTIKRPDIRAGKEPDSCYYIQNEALVRGKKTLDFTQDPPPDLALEIDISISSLNQLELYADLGVKELWIYDGRTIRFYQLENGDYLECDRSPSFPILPASRVIEFLEQCQTLGVITALRQFREWLRSQ
- a CDS encoding LysE family translocator; amino-acid sequence: MTLSSIVALFSAMLVLASIPSVSVVAVSTRTVTSGLIHGVFTTIGIVVGDIVFIMIAIWGLSLLAETMGSLFVLIKYFGGVYLLWLGVALCRSKPKNVETQAVIKSSKLSSFLAGLVITLGDQKATLFYLGFFPAFVDISQISYIDTIIIITIATVTVGGVKLAYAFMAHRARLLISPQLTKGLNIAAGCVMIAVGAFLLIKP